In one Zobellia galactanivorans genomic region, the following are encoded:
- a CDS encoding SusC/RagA family TonB-linked outer membrane protein: MKAINKLPSKKIKLLLFGICSLLASAMQGQSPNISGTIVDETGIPLLGVTVLNESSNKGTVTDFDGNYTIEADNGDVLKFSYIGYTEKSVSVGTSPTINITLEPNVQSLNEVVVTALGITREKKALGYAVQEIDGDDIKNTSETNVINALAGKSAGVFVNSSNGNVGASSRITIRGNQSLTGNNQPLFVVDGIPIDNTVVSSSNGGYDFTDMGNGAADINPSDIAEMTILKGGNAAALYGSRGANGVVLITTKSGKGKGFSVSIENSVTMSSPLLLPDYQNEYGQGGGQQYWYKDGLNGGKNDGVDESFGPRLDYEVQAEDIVPGGKLYWAVEAGFPQTPGQILSLPQFNSPIDPATGERIPTPWVSNPNNIKNFYETGITRVTNVAMSNSGEWGTMRLSVTNSDQTGMVPNTNQIKNTINFSGSTDLTDKLSFEAKASYISSHGNLNGSGYTFNNIGMQTIWTARQVDWEYMKNNIENPDGTQISWIDRWHNNPYWIQYKNLNPQTKNRLIGSASLKYQFNDWLSLTTRAGIDYSNEQVELIRAYYGNNDPEGRYSVSNYFRQEINADILLSAVKNITDDLSLSANLGSNIMNNQYRLQNSFVNKLVVPDTYSLSNAKETPTTTFFQREKEIQSAYLALSLGYKSQLYLDLTGRNDWSSTLPEANNSYFYPSATTSWLFSETFKTNKSLLSFGKIRLSVAQVGNDTDPYRLDATYNAATPYGDNASFSLSTAMPPSDLVNELVTSSEVGLDTKFFNNRLGIDLTLYKSVAKNQILSAPVSPTSGFNSQVINAGQVNNEGVELILSGTPIQTQNFSWDITANYAKNTSKIISLNDNIERLELFKAEGNQIIVVADVGGAYGDMWGKGFVYHENGKPIVDADGVPLTSELKKLGNIMPDWLGGITNSFTYKNINLSVLIDAKIGGDVYSRTNQDGWATGALTSTTGTNANGVSVRDPLEDGGGYLFDGVFEDGSPNTVYKDLDNFRWNPFARAERWIYDASYVKLRQVTLSYSLPKKTVQKIGLSAVDLSLFGRNLALLYKNNENFDPEVSNKDASLSSQGSEFASNPSARNIGLRAKITF; the protein is encoded by the coding sequence ATGAAAGCCATCAACAAATTACCTTCCAAAAAAATTAAACTACTGCTATTTGGCATTTGCTCTTTATTGGCAAGTGCGATGCAAGGACAGAGCCCAAACATCTCTGGAACCATTGTAGACGAAACCGGAATACCTCTCTTAGGGGTCACCGTCCTCAACGAAAGTTCCAATAAGGGTACCGTTACCGACTTTGATGGTAACTATACCATTGAAGCCGACAACGGTGATGTTTTAAAATTCAGTTACATCGGGTATACTGAAAAGAGTGTTAGCGTTGGAACGAGCCCAACCATCAATATTACTTTAGAACCAAACGTACAATCACTAAACGAGGTTGTCGTTACCGCCTTAGGTATTACCCGAGAGAAAAAAGCCTTGGGTTACGCCGTACAGGAGATAGATGGCGACGATATTAAAAACACCTCGGAAACGAATGTTATCAACGCCTTGGCGGGTAAATCAGCCGGTGTTTTCGTAAACAGCTCCAACGGAAACGTAGGTGCGTCATCACGGATAACCATAAGGGGTAACCAATCATTGACGGGAAACAACCAACCTTTGTTTGTTGTAGATGGCATACCTATAGATAACACCGTGGTATCCAGCTCCAATGGTGGCTACGATTTTACCGATATGGGTAACGGTGCAGCGGACATCAACCCTTCCGATATTGCCGAAATGACCATCTTAAAAGGCGGGAACGCCGCGGCACTTTACGGCTCGAGAGGAGCAAACGGTGTTGTTCTTATAACTACCAAATCAGGAAAAGGCAAAGGCTTTTCTGTTTCTATAGAAAATTCCGTCACCATGAGCTCGCCCCTTCTATTACCGGATTACCAGAACGAATACGGTCAAGGTGGCGGTCAACAGTATTGGTATAAAGACGGACTGAACGGAGGTAAAAATGATGGTGTAGACGAAAGTTTTGGCCCACGTTTAGATTATGAAGTACAGGCTGAGGATATAGTTCCAGGTGGCAAATTGTACTGGGCGGTTGAAGCGGGCTTCCCCCAAACTCCCGGTCAAATCCTATCACTCCCACAATTCAACTCGCCAATCGACCCAGCTACCGGAGAACGTATCCCCACTCCATGGGTATCCAATCCAAACAACATTAAAAACTTTTACGAGACAGGGATAACACGGGTTACCAATGTAGCCATGAGCAATTCGGGTGAATGGGGCACTATGCGCCTATCGGTTACCAACTCGGACCAAACAGGTATGGTACCGAATACCAACCAAATAAAGAATACCATCAACTTTTCAGGTAGCACGGACCTAACGGATAAATTATCTTTTGAGGCAAAGGCTTCCTACATCAGTTCCCACGGAAACCTGAACGGTTCCGGATATACCTTTAACAACATAGGTATGCAAACCATTTGGACCGCAAGACAGGTAGATTGGGAGTATATGAAAAACAATATTGAAAATCCAGACGGAACACAAATCAGCTGGATCGACAGATGGCACAACAACCCGTATTGGATCCAGTACAAAAACCTCAACCCACAAACCAAAAATAGGTTGATAGGTTCGGCCAGCCTCAAATACCAATTTAACGACTGGTTAAGCCTTACTACCAGGGCAGGTATAGACTATTCCAATGAACAAGTTGAACTAATAAGGGCATACTATGGCAATAATGACCCTGAGGGTCGCTATAGCGTCAGCAACTACTTCCGTCAAGAAATCAACGCAGATATCTTATTGTCCGCCGTTAAGAATATCACGGACGACTTATCGCTCTCGGCCAACCTAGGTTCAAATATCATGAACAACCAGTACCGTTTACAGAACTCCTTTGTAAATAAATTAGTGGTACCGGACACCTATTCCCTATCCAATGCCAAAGAAACCCCTACTACCACCTTCTTTCAAAGAGAGAAGGAAATCCAAAGTGCATACCTAGCCCTTTCACTTGGCTATAAAAGTCAACTTTATCTTGATTTGACCGGCAGAAACGATTGGTCATCTACACTACCCGAAGCAAACAATTCGTATTTCTATCCTTCCGCAACCACGAGCTGGTTGTTCTCCGAAACATTTAAAACCAATAAGAGTTTGCTAAGTTTTGGTAAAATCAGGTTAAGTGTTGCACAGGTGGGTAACGATACAGACCCTTATCGTTTAGATGCCACATACAATGCCGCAACGCCTTATGGCGATAATGCATCCTTCAGTTTGAGTACGGCCATGCCACCATCCGATTTGGTAAACGAGCTGGTTACCTCTAGTGAAGTAGGTTTAGACACCAAGTTTTTCAATAACAGATTGGGAATTGATTTAACGCTTTACAAATCCGTGGCAAAAAATCAAATACTTAGCGCCCCAGTTTCACCAACTTCCGGCTTTAACTCCCAGGTCATAAACGCGGGTCAGGTAAATAATGAAGGTGTAGAACTCATCTTATCGGGAACACCTATCCAAACCCAAAACTTCTCTTGGGACATTACCGCGAATTACGCGAAGAACACCAGTAAGATCATTTCCTTAAACGATAATATCGAACGTCTCGAATTATTCAAGGCAGAAGGCAACCAAATAATCGTAGTTGCAGATGTAGGCGGTGCTTATGGCGATATGTGGGGGAAAGGCTTCGTATATCACGAAAATGGAAAACCTATTGTTGATGCCGATGGCGTTCCTTTGACCAGTGAACTAAAAAAGCTTGGCAACATAATGCCCGATTGGCTTGGTGGGATCACAAACTCCTTCACTTACAAAAACATCAACCTATCGGTTTTGATCGATGCTAAAATTGGCGGCGACGTCTACTCTAGAACCAACCAAGATGGCTGGGCTACGGGAGCTTTAACAAGCACTACGGGCACTAATGCAAACGGTGTTTCCGTTCGTGACCCCCTTGAAGATGGCGGTGGATACCTTTTTGACGGTGTTTTTGAAGATGGAAGTCCCAATACCGTTTATAAAGATCTAGACAACTTTAGATGGAACCCATTTGCAAGGGCGGAAAGATGGATCTACGATGCCTCTTATGTAAAGTTAAGACAGGTTACCTTGTCTTACTCCCTGCCCAAAAAGACCGTTCAAAAAATTGGACTTAGCGCTGTTGATCTTTCCTTATTCGGAAGAAACCTAGCCCTACTGTACAAAAACAATGAAAATTTTGACCCCGAAGTTTCCAATAAGGATGCCAGCCTATCCTCTCAAGGTTCGGAATTTGCTTCCAACCCATCTGCCCGGAATATTGGCTTACGCGCAAAAATAACTTTCTAG
- a CDS encoding L-serine ammonia-lyase, iron-sulfur-dependent, subunit alpha, whose amino-acid sequence MSLFPSIFNDVIGPVMRGPSSSHCAAALRIGRICRDIMKNDITEVYIEFDPNGSLATTHSGQGSDMGLFGGLLGWNADDERLKDYQLHMDEAHIKVTIDIHPIGATHPNTYKITLKNEKTSHQVIGLSTGGGMIEIIEIDQTPVSLFGDLHTTLIYSDTPKQTANTLKTLDLKESTIYPNGSTFVLINSNSGDQKILFESITALQDANDIISIEPVLPIKSRKNLSVPFITVEEMLEYNKDKNLSLWELAVAYESTRGNISSDEVFEKMGTIVDIMKNSIDLGLKGTHYDDRILGSQSLVFKKKMTKKELVRGDVLNNSIMFTSAMMEVKSSMGVIVAAPTAGSCGALPGTIIGTGTTMGLSRELMVQAMLAAGLIGVFITAHATFSAEVGGCMGECGSASGMAAAGVVTLKEGSLNQALAAASMALQSSLGLICDTVADRVEAPCLNRNVMAASTAISSANMALSDYDQVIPLDEVIETMKKVGDAIPHTLRCTGLGGLAITKTAKKIENQLNNNKNVVSTGFKNC is encoded by the coding sequence ATGAGCTTATTCCCCAGTATTTTCAATGACGTAATAGGACCCGTAATGAGAGGCCCCTCAAGCTCCCACTGTGCAGCGGCACTGCGAATTGGCAGAATCTGCAGAGACATTATGAAAAACGACATTACGGAAGTCTACATTGAATTCGACCCCAATGGATCATTGGCCACGACCCATTCGGGACAGGGATCCGATATGGGACTTTTTGGAGGCCTGTTAGGCTGGAATGCGGATGACGAGCGACTAAAGGACTACCAGCTCCATATGGATGAAGCCCATATTAAGGTAACCATAGATATACACCCTATTGGCGCCACCCATCCCAATACTTACAAAATAACATTAAAAAACGAAAAAACGAGCCACCAAGTCATAGGCCTATCCACAGGCGGCGGCATGATCGAAATCATAGAAATAGACCAAACCCCAGTTTCACTATTCGGAGACCTCCACACCACCTTAATTTACTCGGACACACCTAAGCAAACCGCCAACACCCTTAAAACGCTAGACCTTAAGGAGAGTACCATTTATCCAAACGGCAGCACATTTGTCTTGATCAACTCAAATTCGGGCGACCAAAAGATTCTGTTTGAAAGCATTACGGCGCTACAAGACGCAAACGACATCATATCAATAGAACCGGTACTCCCCATTAAATCGAGAAAAAATCTAAGCGTTCCTTTTATTACGGTAGAGGAAATGCTCGAATACAACAAGGACAAAAACCTAAGCCTATGGGAACTGGCCGTCGCTTACGAAAGCACTAGGGGCAATATATCTTCGGACGAAGTCTTCGAAAAAATGGGAACGATAGTAGATATCATGAAAAACTCTATCGACCTTGGCCTAAAAGGCACCCACTATGATGACCGAATACTAGGAAGCCAATCATTGGTTTTTAAAAAGAAAATGACCAAAAAAGAACTTGTTCGTGGCGATGTCCTCAACAACTCCATCATGTTCACCTCGGCCATGATGGAAGTAAAAAGTTCCATGGGAGTAATCGTTGCCGCCCCCACAGCCGGGTCCTGCGGAGCATTGCCCGGTACTATTATCGGCACGGGCACAACCATGGGGCTCTCTAGGGAACTTATGGTACAAGCCATGCTAGCAGCCGGTCTCATCGGCGTTTTCATTACCGCACATGCAACGTTTTCCGCAGAAGTTGGCGGTTGTATGGGCGAATGCGGTTCCGCTTCCGGTATGGCCGCAGCTGGGGTCGTTACCCTAAAAGAAGGTTCGTTAAACCAAGCATTGGCAGCGGCATCCATGGCGCTTCAAAGTTCGTTAGGACTTATTTGTGATACGGTTGCGGACCGCGTCGAAGCCCCTTGCCTCAACCGAAATGTAATGGCCGCCTCAACGGCCATATCATCGGCCAACATGGCGCTTTCCGATTACGACCAGGTCATACCTTTAGACGAGGTAATCGAAACCATGAAAAAGGTAGGTGACGCCATACCCCATACCTTAAGGTGTACCGGCCTTGGTGGATTGGCCATCACCAAAACCGCCAAGAAAATCGAAAACCAATTGAACAACAACAAAAACGTGGTTTCTACAGGCTTTAAAAACTGCTAA
- a CDS encoding AraC family transcriptional regulator: MNAIGFKVPFFRGKSLYIEEWSDRNFYKAVHFHEEYQLTYIFKGEGTLVVGSKSYGFKPGDSYLFGKNLPHVFRNENNEALTEEEARAHYISVFFNADSLNSMLNGVPETGPIVELIKKADLGLKLDRLQSPKLLRSMSRLKSKNGFERLLELLYILEDIAVNGKNECLANENCKTISHDEYGIRKLNEIFKFMENNHSNRITLEDIATRFNMNPSSFCRFFKSRTQKTFSQFLIELRVAKACELMRSGAHNASETCFTTGFTNLSNFHRQFKSVIGMTPTQYRDSVATF, translated from the coding sequence ATGAACGCTATTGGGTTTAAAGTACCTTTTTTTAGAGGTAAATCTTTATATATAGAAGAATGGAGTGATCGCAATTTTTACAAGGCGGTGCATTTTCATGAAGAATACCAATTGACCTATATTTTTAAGGGGGAAGGAACCCTTGTGGTCGGTTCAAAGAGTTATGGTTTCAAACCGGGTGATTCATATCTGTTCGGGAAAAATTTGCCCCATGTTTTTAGAAATGAAAATAACGAAGCCTTAACCGAAGAGGAGGCCAGGGCCCACTACATTAGTGTGTTTTTTAATGCGGACTCTTTAAATTCTATGTTGAATGGTGTGCCGGAAACCGGGCCTATTGTCGAACTTATAAAAAAGGCCGACCTAGGGTTGAAGCTAGATCGCTTGCAATCACCCAAACTACTCCGGTCAATGAGTCGTTTAAAATCGAAGAACGGTTTTGAACGCTTGCTGGAGCTATTGTACATATTGGAAGATATTGCGGTAAACGGAAAAAATGAATGTTTGGCCAACGAAAATTGTAAAACAATCAGCCACGATGAATATGGCATTCGGAAACTGAACGAGATTTTTAAATTTATGGAGAACAACCACTCCAATAGAATAACATTAGAGGATATCGCTACGCGTTTTAATATGAATCCTTCCTCTTTTTGTCGATTTTTTAAATCTAGAACCCAAAAGACCTTTTCGCAATTTCTGATAGAGTTACGGGTGGCCAAGGCCTGTGAGTTAATGCGGTCCGGTGCGCACAATGCCAGCGAAACCTGCTTTACGACCGGGTTTACGAACCTTTCTAATTTTCACAGGCAGTTCAAGAGTGTTATAGGTATGACGCCGACCCAGTATAGGGATAGTGTGGCTACGTTTTGA